One segment of Vulpes lagopus strain Blue_001 chromosome 8, ASM1834538v1, whole genome shotgun sequence DNA contains the following:
- the LOC121496730 gene encoding cytochrome c oxidase subunit 6B1-like has product MVEDIKTKIKNYQAAPFDSCFLNQNQTRNCWWNYLDFHHCEKAMSDAKGGDVSVRKGHRHVYKSLCPITWLSAWNDHQAEGMFLGNI; this is encoded by the coding sequence ATGGTGGAAGACATCAAGACCAAAATCAAGAACTACCAGGCTGCCCCTTTTGACAGCTGCTTCCTCAACCAGAACCAGACCAGGAACTGCTGGTGGAACTACCTGGACTTCCACCACTGTGAAAAGGCAATGTCTGATGCTAAAGGGGGTGATGTCTCCGTGCGTAAAGGACACCGGCATGTGTACAAGTCCCTCTGCCCCATAACCTGGTTGTCAGCCTGGAATGACCACCAAGCAGAAGGCATGTTTCTTGGGAACATCTGA